A single region of the Leisingera thetidis genome encodes:
- the soxY gene encoding thiosulfate oxidation carrier protein SoxY → MEFSRRETLALGLGAAVATVLPFRVSASAEDRIAAFTGGAEAAEGGVTLNAPEIAENGNTVPISVEAPGAAEIMVLATGNPEPGVATFKFGPAAAQQTASTRIRLASTQDVIAVARMADGSFARASATVKVTIGGCGG, encoded by the coding sequence ATGGAGTTCTCACGCCGTGAGACCCTGGCCCTGGGCTTGGGCGCCGCCGTGGCAACCGTGCTGCCGTTCCGCGTGAGCGCGTCTGCAGAGGACCGGATCGCCGCCTTTACCGGCGGTGCCGAAGCGGCCGAGGGCGGCGTCACCCTGAACGCGCCCGAAATCGCCGAAAACGGCAACACCGTGCCGATCTCGGTGGAGGCGCCCGGCGCTGCCGAGATCATGGTGCTGGCCACCGGCAACCCGGAACCGGGGGTGGCAACCTTCAAATTCGGCCCCGCGGCCGCGCAGCAGACGGCGTCCACCCGGATCCGTCTGGCGTCTACCCAGGACGTGATCGCAGTTGCCAGAATGGCGGACGGGTCCTTTGCCAGGGCAAGCGCCACCGTCAAAGTCACCATCGGCGGCTGCGGCGGCTGA
- the soxX gene encoding sulfur oxidation c-type cytochrome SoxX produces MKLTSLTLALSLAGAAAWAGEVAPKAVQYGEHGEVAASLTGVAGDAVSGALIAGNKSKGNCVACHQLTALADVPFHGEIGPPLDGAGDRWSEAELRGLVANAKMTFEGTMMPAFYKVDGFIRPGDAYTGEAGTEPLPPILTAQEIEDVVAFLATLKEE; encoded by the coding sequence ATGAAGCTTACATCTCTGACACTGGCGCTGAGCCTGGCCGGGGCTGCGGCTTGGGCCGGCGAGGTTGCTCCGAAAGCGGTGCAGTATGGCGAGCATGGCGAAGTGGCCGCCTCGCTGACCGGCGTTGCCGGCGACGCCGTTAGCGGAGCGCTGATTGCCGGCAACAAGTCCAAGGGCAACTGCGTGGCCTGCCATCAGCTGACTGCGCTGGCGGATGTGCCGTTCCACGGCGAGATCGGCCCGCCGCTGGATGGCGCCGGCGACCGCTGGAGCGAGGCGGAACTGCGCGGCCTGGTGGCCAATGCCAAGATGACCTTTGAGGGCACCATGATGCCGGCCTTCTACAAGGTCGACGGATTTATCCGACCGGGCGACGCCTATACCGGCGAAGCCGGGACGGAACCGCTGCCGCCGATCCTGACGGCGCAGGAAATCGAGGATGTGGTCGCGTTTCTTGCGACGCTGAAAGAAGAGTGA
- a CDS encoding thioredoxin family protein produces the protein MALVVAAPLAAAELGDDGLHKTPWMRDTFKDLREDLEEASAEGKRLALIFEQRGCIYCTKMHEEVFPRPDISQYIEDNFFVVQLNLHGDIEVTDFDGETLPEKEMARKWGMLFTPTILFLPEEVSTTATAPGAAVAVMPGAFGAGTTLDMFTWVNEKRYAAENDEDFQRYHERRIRERNNGSTD, from the coding sequence ATGGCCCTGGTCGTTGCCGCGCCGCTGGCGGCGGCAGAGCTGGGCGATGACGGGCTGCACAAGACGCCGTGGATGCGGGACACCTTCAAGGACCTGCGCGAGGATCTGGAAGAAGCCAGCGCCGAAGGCAAGCGGCTGGCGCTGATCTTTGAGCAGCGCGGCTGCATCTATTGCACCAAGATGCATGAGGAGGTCTTTCCCAGGCCGGACATCAGCCAGTACATCGAAGACAACTTCTTTGTCGTGCAGCTGAACTTGCATGGCGATATCGAGGTCACCGATTTCGACGGCGAGACGCTGCCGGAAAAGGAAATGGCACGCAAATGGGGGATGCTGTTCACTCCGACGATTCTGTTCCTGCCGGAGGAAGTGAGCACCACTGCAACAGCGCCCGGGGCGGCAGTTGCGGTGATGCCAGGCGCATTTGGCGCCGGAACCACGCTGGACATGTTTACATGGGTCAATGAAAAACGGTATGCGGCTGAAAATGACGAAGATTTCCAGCGATACCATGAACGCAGGATTCGCGAGCGCAACAATGGGTCCACGGACTAA
- a CDS encoding cytochrome c biogenesis CcdA family protein, giving the protein MLEISLFGALIAGLLSFFTPCILPMVPFYLSYMGGLSMAELRADGAIAAGAQRRLLVSACCFAAGVTTVFMLMGMGATALGQLFGQYLEVLSYGAAALLLLFGLHFLGVVKIPLLYREARLESRAEPSTVLGAYLMGLAFGFGWTPCVGPALASILMIASGMGDIWRGGVLLLVYGLGMTAPFVAAALFARPFLAWVARHRGAFAWAEKGMGAMLVLFAVLIATGGVRLIAEAMIRWVPGFTAIG; this is encoded by the coding sequence ATGCTTGAAATTAGCCTGTTTGGCGCCCTGATCGCAGGTTTGCTGAGCTTTTTCACCCCCTGCATCCTGCCGATGGTGCCGTTTTACCTGTCCTACATGGGCGGGCTGTCGATGGCGGAGCTGCGCGCGGACGGGGCAATTGCCGCGGGCGCGCAGCGGCGGCTGCTGGTTTCCGCCTGCTGTTTTGCCGCCGGGGTCACCACCGTGTTCATGCTGATGGGCATGGGGGCAACTGCACTGGGGCAATTGTTCGGGCAGTATCTGGAGGTGCTGTCCTATGGTGCCGCGGCGCTCTTGCTGCTGTTCGGGCTGCATTTCCTCGGCGTGGTGAAGATCCCGCTCCTGTACCGCGAAGCACGGCTGGAAAGCCGCGCCGAGCCGTCGACGGTGCTGGGCGCGTATCTGATGGGGCTGGCGTTCGGCTTTGGCTGGACACCGTGCGTGGGGCCGGCGCTGGCGTCGATCCTGATGATTGCCTCCGGCATGGGCGATATCTGGCGTGGCGGGGTGCTGCTGCTGGTCTACGGGCTGGGCATGACCGCACCGTTTGTGGCGGCGGCACTGTTCGCCAGGCCGTTCCTGGCCTGGGTGGCGCGGCACCGCGGTGCTTTTGCCTGGGCGGAGAAGGGCATGGGGGCGATGCTGGTGCTGTTTGCGGTGCTGATCGCCACCGGCGGGGTGCGGCTGATCGCCGAGGCGATGATCCGCTGGGTGCCGGGTTTCACTGCAATCGGATAA
- a CDS encoding thioredoxin family protein, translated as MHPLRQLAAAAAAVCLPHAVWAAELVMVEQPGCEWCARWNEEIAPIYPRTAEGRHAPLRRVDLRALPDDLQVARRVLFTPTFLVVEHGQEQARLEGYPGEDFFWPLLADLLTAHTGFVENTNTQGGS; from the coding sequence ATGCACCCTCTCCGGCAACTGGCTGCAGCCGCGGCCGCGGTCTGTTTGCCCCATGCCGTCTGGGCGGCCGAATTGGTGATGGTCGAACAGCCGGGCTGCGAATGGTGTGCCCGCTGGAACGAGGAAATCGCCCCGATCTACCCCAGGACCGCCGAAGGCAGACACGCCCCCTTGCGCCGGGTGGACTTGCGCGCCCTGCCCGATGACCTGCAGGTCGCCCGCCGGGTCCTGTTCACCCCCACCTTCCTGGTGGTCGAACACGGCCAGGAACAAGCCCGGCTCGAAGGCTATCCGGGCGAAGATTTCTTTTGGCCTTTGCTGGCAGATTTGCTAACCGCCCATACAGGGTTTGTTGAAAATACGAACACTCAAGGCGGCAGCTGA
- a CDS encoding ArsR/SmtB family transcription factor, producing the protein MALPQFSADMDPEEMDRMVENATRASNFLKAISHEGRLMILCHLVSGEKSVTELEELLSARQAAVSQQLSRLRLEGLVIPRRDGKAIYYRLADDKPRRMLELVYGLFCKDGS; encoded by the coding sequence ATGGCACTACCGCAATTTTCCGCTGACATGGATCCGGAAGAGATGGACAGAATGGTCGAGAACGCGACCAGGGCCTCCAATTTCCTCAAGGCCATCAGCCACGAGGGGCGGCTGATGATCCTGTGCCATCTGGTCTCCGGCGAGAAATCAGTGACCGAACTGGAGGAGCTCCTGTCGGCCCGCCAGGCAGCCGTTTCCCAGCAGCTCTCGCGCCTGCGGCTCGAGGGGCTGGTAATCCCCCGCCGCGACGGCAAGGCGATCTACTACCGCCTGGCCGATGACAAACCCCGCCGGATGCTGGAATTGGTCTACGGCCTGTTCTGCAAAGACGGCAGCTGA
- a CDS encoding YeeE/YedE family protein codes for MLDLLTEHQLAACFGLFGGVLLGLAARLGRFCTLGAIEDLLYGGSSLRMRMWGVAIGVAVTASFALTGMGLVDAGQSVYLSVRWMPAASILGGLMFGYGMALSGNCGYGAIARLGGGDLRSFVIVLVMGVSTYVVLAGPLAPMRNLFFAQQEVTTGIPPGLAHYAAARSGLPLSAIGVTAGVLILLASLTHAEIRGDKQALVWSAVVGLAITSGWAGTTYLSANGFEALPVVSHSFSAPLGETILWTMTGSLRPLSFAVGSIAGVWTGAFIGSLIKGHFRWEACEDPRELRRQIIGAAIMGAGAVIAMGCTVGQGLSAFSLLAVSAPVTMLAIFAGAAIGLRQLIEGFRPAE; via the coding sequence ATGCTTGACCTCCTCACTGAACACCAGCTGGCCGCCTGCTTCGGGCTGTTCGGCGGAGTGCTGCTGGGGCTTGCCGCGCGTCTGGGACGGTTCTGCACATTGGGCGCTATCGAGGACCTGCTTTACGGCGGCTCGTCCCTGCGGATGCGGATGTGGGGCGTGGCCATCGGCGTGGCTGTCACCGCCAGCTTTGCCCTGACCGGGATGGGGCTGGTGGATGCGGGCCAGTCCGTTTACCTCTCGGTCCGCTGGATGCCCGCGGCCTCGATCCTGGGCGGGCTGATGTTCGGCTATGGCATGGCGCTCAGCGGCAATTGCGGTTACGGCGCCATCGCCCGGCTGGGCGGCGGCGATCTGCGCAGCTTTGTGATCGTTCTGGTGATGGGCGTCTCCACCTATGTCGTTCTGGCCGGCCCCCTCGCCCCCATGCGCAACCTGTTCTTCGCGCAGCAGGAGGTCACCACCGGCATCCCGCCGGGGCTGGCCCATTACGCCGCCGCCCGGAGCGGACTGCCGCTGTCCGCGATTGGTGTGACCGCAGGCGTGCTTATCCTGCTGGCCTCGCTCACCCACGCGGAAATCCGCGGCGACAAACAGGCATTGGTCTGGTCTGCCGTGGTGGGGCTGGCCATCACTTCCGGCTGGGCCGGCACCACCTATCTGAGCGCCAATGGGTTCGAGGCCCTGCCTGTGGTCTCGCATTCTTTCTCCGCCCCGCTGGGCGAAACCATCCTCTGGACCATGACAGGCTCCCTGCGGCCCTTGTCCTTTGCCGTCGGCTCCATCGCCGGGGTCTGGACCGGCGCCTTCATCGGCTCGCTGATCAAAGGGCACTTCCGCTGGGAAGCCTGCGAGGACCCGCGCGAGCTGCGCCGCCAGATCATCGGCGCCGCCATCATGGGGGCCGGTGCGGTGATTGCCATGGGCTGCACTGTCGGCCAGGGCCTCAGTGCGTTTTCCCTCCTGGCGGTCTCCGCCCCGGTCACGATGCTGGCGATCTTTGCCGGCGCCGCCATCGGCCTGCGCCAGCTGATCGAGGGCTTCCGCCCGGCGGAATGA
- a CDS encoding PhoX family protein, giving the protein MDRKQIIDDPETGNKAEAFEAFDDIPANPDPTRTIGDVIAARYGRRDMLGGMLGVSASAALFGASALAAPRKAAAAGSPAQSRYVFEEPAWGNDETHHVAAGYDADVLLRWGDPITAEAPEFDVMNQTAEAQLQQFGYNNDYVGFLPLNAEGSRGLLCVNHEYTNEELMFPGLDRQDKAEFTGMTKALVDIEMAAHGGSVVEIARGADGKWTVVRDGRLNRRITPLNTAMAIDGPAAGHPRMQTSADPSGAEVIGTLNNCAGGMTPWGTWLMAEENFHGYFWTDKLDAEGEPDLTDQPEAAQMKRYGVPGRWYAWGKHYDRFNIGKEPNEANRFGWVVEVDPRDPDAKPVKHTALGRFCHEGAETTVARGGQLVVYMGDDARFDYQYKYVSRGVVSDDRAANARLLSDGTLYAARFGDDGTLHWLPLVHGQGPLTAENGFASQADVLIGARLAADALGATPMDRPEDAQPRGDGTAYIMLTNNSRRKADQTDAANPRAGSRFGHIIEIKEDGGDHAAAKGTWSILVKCGDPRIAEVGAEWNPETTENGWFASPDNCAFDADGRLWVATDQGSKWDRTGKSDGLYGVETEGDLRGHSKLFFRCPMGGELCGPYFAPDGGTLFLAVQHPGTDGTRALKGFGRASTFADPATRWPDFDPNMPPRPSVVAVTRQGGGRIAV; this is encoded by the coding sequence ATGGACCGCAAGCAGATCATTGACGACCCGGAGACCGGCAACAAGGCCGAAGCTTTTGAAGCCTTTGACGATATTCCTGCCAACCCGGACCCCACCCGCACCATCGGCGATGTGATCGCGGCCCGCTACGGCCGCCGGGACATGCTGGGGGGCATGCTGGGCGTATCCGCCTCCGCGGCCCTGTTCGGTGCCTCGGCCCTGGCCGCACCGCGCAAAGCCGCAGCTGCCGGCTCACCGGCCCAAAGCCGGTATGTCTTTGAAGAGCCCGCCTGGGGCAATGACGAAACCCATCACGTGGCTGCGGGCTATGACGCAGATGTCCTATTGCGCTGGGGCGACCCGATCACGGCAGAGGCGCCGGAGTTCGACGTGATGAACCAGACGGCCGAGGCCCAGCTGCAGCAGTTCGGCTACAACAACGATTATGTCGGCTTCCTGCCGCTGAACGCCGAAGGCTCCCGCGGGCTCCTCTGCGTGAACCACGAATACACCAATGAAGAATTGATGTTCCCGGGACTGGACCGCCAGGACAAGGCGGAGTTTACCGGCATGACCAAGGCGCTGGTGGACATCGAAATGGCCGCGCATGGCGGCTCAGTCGTGGAAATCGCCCGCGGTGCGGACGGCAAATGGACGGTGGTGCGCGACGGCAGGCTGAACCGCCGGATCACTCCGCTGAACACCGCGATGGCCATCGACGGCCCCGCTGCAGGCCATCCGCGGATGCAGACCAGCGCGGATCCAAGCGGCGCCGAGGTTATCGGCACCCTCAACAACTGCGCCGGCGGCATGACCCCCTGGGGCACCTGGCTGATGGCCGAGGAAAACTTCCACGGCTATTTCTGGACCGACAAGCTGGATGCGGAAGGCGAGCCGGACCTGACGGACCAGCCCGAGGCCGCCCAGATGAAACGCTATGGCGTACCTGGGCGGTGGTATGCCTGGGGCAAGCATTACGACCGTTTCAATATCGGCAAGGAACCCAATGAAGCCAACCGCTTCGGCTGGGTTGTTGAAGTGGATCCGCGCGACCCCGATGCCAAGCCCGTGAAGCACACGGCGCTTGGCCGCTTTTGTCATGAAGGCGCTGAGACCACGGTCGCCAGGGGTGGCCAGCTGGTGGTCTATATGGGCGACGACGCGCGCTTCGACTACCAGTACAAATATGTCTCCCGAGGCGTGGTGTCGGATGACCGCGCAGCCAATGCGCGGCTGCTGAGCGACGGCACGCTCTATGCGGCCCGCTTCGGCGACGACGGCACGCTCCACTGGCTGCCGCTGGTGCATGGGCAAGGCCCCCTGACCGCTGAGAACGGATTTGCCAGCCAGGCGGATGTGCTGATCGGCGCGCGCCTTGCAGCTGATGCGCTGGGCGCCACCCCGATGGACCGCCCCGAGGACGCCCAGCCCCGCGGCGACGGCACCGCCTACATCATGCTGACCAACAACTCCCGGCGCAAAGCGGATCAGACCGATGCCGCCAACCCGCGGGCCGGATCTCGTTTCGGCCATATCATCGAGATCAAGGAAGACGGCGGCGACCATGCCGCCGCCAAGGGCACGTGGTCCATTCTGGTGAAATGCGGTGATCCGCGGATCGCCGAAGTCGGCGCCGAATGGAACCCTGAAACCACGGAAAACGGCTGGTTCGCTTCTCCGGACAACTGCGCCTTTGACGCCGATGGCCGCCTTTGGGTCGCAACCGACCAGGGCAGCAAATGGGACAGGACCGGCAAGTCAGACGGGCTCTACGGGGTGGAAACCGAAGGCGATTTGCGCGGCCATTCCAAGCTGTTCTTCCGCTGTCCGATGGGCGGCGAGCTTTGCGGCCCGTATTTCGCCCCGGATGGCGGGACGCTGTTCCTGGCGGTGCAGCATCCCGGCACCGACGGCACCAGGGCGCTGAAAGGCTTCGGGCGCGCCTCGACCTTTGCGGATCCGGCCACCCGCTGGCCGGATTTCGACCCGAACATGCCGCCGCGCCCCTCGGTGGTCGCGGTAACCCGGCAAGGCGGCGGCAGGATCGCCGTCTGA
- a CDS encoding DUF302 domain-containing protein, whose translation MFVKRLTAALLLTASAATAGSIAPRDGWAVHETSKPYGRLIDDVKTAAKAEGMGVVTQAGPTQAAAARGITIPGNRVIGIFNNDFAVKILALSTAAMIEAPVRMYVTEEEDGRATLSYKLPSHVFAPYAEEGGAELQALADQLDHRFARIAERAQK comes from the coding sequence ATGTTTGTCAAACGCCTGACCGCCGCTCTGCTCCTCACCGCCTCTGCCGCAACCGCCGGAAGCATCGCGCCGCGGGACGGCTGGGCGGTGCATGAAACCTCCAAACCTTACGGCCGGCTGATCGATGACGTGAAAACCGCCGCCAAGGCCGAAGGCATGGGCGTTGTCACCCAGGCAGGCCCCACCCAGGCCGCCGCCGCCCGCGGCATCACCATCCCGGGCAACCGGGTGATCGGCATCTTCAACAATGATTTCGCGGTGAAGATCCTCGCCCTTTCCACCGCGGCGATGATCGAAGCGCCGGTGCGGATGTATGTGACAGAGGAAGAAGACGGCCGCGCCACCCTCTCCTACAAGCTGCCCTCCCATGTCTTCGCGCCCTACGCCGAGGAGGGCGGCGCAGAGCTGCAGGCGCTGGCAGACCAGCTTGATCACCGCTTTGCGCGGATTGCCGAGCGGGCGCAGAAATGA